The following nucleotide sequence is from Anopheles stephensi strain Indian chromosome 3, UCI_ANSTEP_V1.0, whole genome shotgun sequence.
ATTTAACATCCCTATCGTTATGTTTATCCtgttttaatgtgtttttttttatctgaaGTTTGTTTATGAAGGCAAAATAAACGTTACACGGTACACGTTTCTATGAAGGACGATTGGAATTTGAATTGAAGATCGTTTGGAGGTGCTTAATAAAAGAGCCAACAGGCAACTATTCCTGTGTCCATGTGGACGGTCTCGGAAAGAATTTCTCATCGGTAGTTTGGTGTCTTTCGCATGACATGATCATCGTTGTCGACAGTCCTCCGACAGTCCAAGAGTCGACAGTCCGAAGAGAATTAAGACAGTTTTGggcagagtccatgtctcagaagcGCCACAAGATATTTTTGAGCGACTTCAATGCGAtgatgatgtctatgtcagcAGCGTAGATAAGCCAGGATCTCACCATCTCTACTGTCAAACTTATTAGACGACTTCAAAGACACAATCATTGGAAAAGATTCTGAAGTAAATGTCCTTTCTTCTGTATCTGGCTTGAATTCCAGCATATGGACCCCGAAGTCTCCTCCTCCGGATTTATCGGATCCCCAGACAAGTCAGTATCACATACGCGCAAATCCTTCGCAGGGGGATTAGTGCTAGAGGGTAAGCATGGCCTGGATTCCAAACCCACAGCTCAGCGTCCAACGAGAGCCATCTTCTACAAGATTTGCGATCGGACGTGTGATCTGATCCAGTGGTTGACTTGCCACTAAGCGGGATCCTATCTGTTAGTTTCAGAATATCTCTGCTATaagacaagtcgatcttgtagcTTAAGGGcggaagtttttttcttcttcttcttccttagcagtaacaacctcgaaaggtctcggggctttctatgacttaatttAAACTGTACGAGTAAGCGGTCTTCAGGTCTGGATTGAAGAACCGGTGTTGCTTCTTGAAGACGTATTTGCCTAGGCCACCGGACAGATTCCAAGCAAGTCTATTAGGTAAGGTGTATTTAACACCCACAGTATACTAGCAATTATGGCACATCAGATTCTCTGGAAGATCGTCATTGTTTGTTGAACTGATCGTTTAATAGACTATCAAACTACTGAGTTAATAGCAAGAGCTCAGAAAGCAAAATCTCCGTCTGCCTTTTTAGCTCGAAGTCTCCAATATTACCAGTCCCGTTAATACTACCATCTGACCTCTTAACCGTCTTCAATTTATTAAAGATCCTCTCACACGTACTTCTTAAGAAACACTACAACATAAAAACTCGACACAAAAAACTTTGATATAAAAAAGTGTATATACTTTTATTTTGCCGTATCCGAGGGAAGAAGTATCGCCTCGCATGGATTGCTTCACGTTCCCCACACTCGTTTACCGACTGTTGGGTAAGTCTACATAATTTTGGCTATTTGCTTATGTTTGTTACTCCATCTTACACTATCCTCCACACACCGCTCCTCTCATACACGATACGCTTGTTTGCGAATGTTTAGTTGATGTATTGTCAGCCTAAATGCcaccaaacgaaaaaagaaaacacagtAGAAAAAGCTAATAAAATAGTACGCTCGCACTTAAGCATATACCGGAAGATGCATCTTGAGGAGTAGGTGTAGTGAATACCGATTAAAGAAGTATTGCATGGAATATTTGGTTTCCTTTAAACTATGATACTGTGCTACAACTTAGGCTAACTGATTTACTCCTCTTTGCACAGATTACCCTACAACACGGCGTGATCACACCCGATGATACGCGATGGAAGATATGAATGAAGGGAAGAAAAGCTAAAATCTTGTAAGGGaattaaaagcaaataatGGATAGTTTTCCACCCAACTACAACTTACTAGTGCCTGACGATGAGTTGAGTGTAGTTTTTTGCTGTGTCACAAAAACTTTGGTTtagattcgttttttttttttttgttctctttacCTCTCCACGTGCGCCATTCGCGCGCTTAACTGTCGAAGCAAAAGTCGTAATTTTCCGGCTCGGGCGGAATCGCCGGTGGATCCTTGGAAATGTCCACCCCTTCCGTGTCGAGCAGCCGAAGCTTAATTTCCATCGAAAGCAGCGTTTCAAAGTCTTCCTCCTGCTGCTTGCTCGTCATCGGTTGGCCGAGCAGTGCGTTGATCCCGTCCGTCCAGTAGTTAAAGGTGGCCTCATCCGGTGCGATAAAGTCTAGCGTCGGTTGCTCGCTGCTTTCGGGCACGAGTGAAAAGCCGAGCGGTGTGGATGCTTTCTTCGAGCGCATCTCCTTCATGTGGGGACACTCTTTCCCCACGAGCATTTGGCGTATGTCGATGACGGCCAGCTTGTTCGACAGCTCTTCCAGCGTCGGGACCGTCTTTTCGTCACAGTCACCGTAGTGGATTACCTTGTGGTTGGGCGAAAGCCGCACGTACCAATACTTGTCCCGTTCGCGCTTACCGCCCGAGTATTTGCAGAAGCGTGTGCCGACGATCAGATACCCGAGCCGCTGCTCCTTGATGAGGGCCCTTATTTCGGGCgtgattttcttcttcaagcTCACTATGGCGGACGCCGTCGATTCGCACTCTTCGCGCGAGGTACGCTCCTGCTGGCGCAGCGTCGTGATGGTGTTGTACGTGAACGTGTGTATCTTTGCCTTGAAGTCTTCCAAGCTTGCCGGCCGGCCCACGATGCTCCGCACAATCTGTTCCCGTACGACCGAGAACACCTTTACGAAATCTTCCGTCGTGGCGCGCATATCCTTCCACGTTTTGTTCAGCACCACGATGCAGATGCAGAAAAACTCCTCGAATGGATGGTCGTGCGTGAAAAACATGGGATAGAACTCTTGGCCCTGCTCGGAGGGCGATTCGCCGATGCGGAAAATGTCACACAGCACCTTCACCAGCTCGATGCTGGTGCGCCCGAACGGACACTCGTGCTCGTCCGCCCGGCAGCTGTTCTCGTGCACCACCTTCGTGTAGCTTTGCGTGTAGTTGCGCGCGAAGTAGATCATGCAATCGAGCGCCAGCGTTCCGGGCGGTGTTTCGAAGAAATCCTGCGCCGGATTTATGTCACACTTGAAGCCCAGCTTCTTGTAGTGGCTCGAGTAGGAGGAACCGTGCTGGCGTCGGGCCGTTACGTCCGGCATCGGGTCGACACCGTCCGCCTCGAACGCGATACGCCGCAGTTCCTTTATTTTCTCCTGCGCGTCCTGGTCCTGCACGTCCATCGCGGTTTTCATGCGCTGCTCCAGCAATCCCAGCGTGAGCGTTTGCAACACGTACAGCTGGTGTGCCATTTCGGCACCCATCGAGGGCGTGATGACGCTGTTAATCACGCTCCGGTAATGTTTCGAGCCAAGCGTCGCCGCCAGCAAACGTCTCTTCGCATCGTCCGCCTTGATGAACAGCGCATTCAGAAGGGCGATCGCATTCTGCTGCACCTGCGTTCGGGTAGCATCGCGCAGTAGCTTCAACAACGATTCCAGCGGGATTTCTTTCTCCACCAGCGAATACTTATTGCTGCTCTGCACAATGTTCTCCAGGATGGACAAGGCCGATTGAATAATTTCCGGCTTCGAGGGCGTGTTTATGAACGCCACATTGCGCATAATGAACGAGGGTTCGAGAATGTCCCACGAGATCGTACCGTGCTCCATCAGCTGGACGAACGAGCAGAGCGATAGGTTCAGGATGCGTTCTTCACACTCTTGATCTTCAATCAGCGCGATGATTAGCCGCAATCCTTGTTCCTTGATAAACTCCAACGCAAACGTGTTGTCCGCACTCAGCACCTGCAGTTCCTTCAGTTCCGCCACCTTCTCGTCGTCGGTACCGCTACGCAACTTTTCCAGTATGTCGTTGGTCGTTTTCGATGGTGAAAAGCGCAGCTTCAGCACCGTCCCATTTTTCACCTCGTTCCGGTTCTTCTCCGTCACGTAGTTGATGCCATCGAACTGCAGGGCGTAGCTCTCCGCATCCGGTATGCCCCACGAGCTGCACAGGTTCTGTATGATCGCACTGAGCGGTTGCCGCTGGTCGAATTCGATCAGCTGCGGGTACATCTGTGGCGTGTTGTCCACGTACTCGACCGCAATCTTCACGATGTGACTATCCTTGATCGCTGGCATTTTGCTGTGTTTCGGCAACATCTATCTGCTGCGCTGAAGGCTGGCACACCCCGTTTCCTTTTCTGGCACACCGAACCCCCCTTTGCAGCGGGTGTGCTGACGCTTTACGGAAGGAAAATAAGCTGTGTAAAACGGAGAAACTGTTTATTAAGAGAAAGTGACACTTTATACGCCGGATCTATTACCAGACGGGATGGAAAATTCGAAGGGCGTGATGCAGCGAATGCCTGATACTTTATCTCCCGAGCGATACGAACATGTATTCGGTGCTTTTGGTGTCACTTTTTTTAAGCCAATCAAGCCCCTTTGCTAATCACAACAGTTCACACTGGGAGTGTCAGTGGTCATCACGTTTGACAGTTTACAAACAATAGGATTGATaagattaaaaattattattctaaaaaaaatattgctgaATAAATCAACCTTACGACAGAATGAGACACTGCATTTCACTGCAAAATTCCTAAACCAACCTTAAAATGTATAAACTATTTTTGTTGTGGGAAATTCGGAGCAATTTCGGAGCACATTGGGCATGCGACCTCCCGAACCTGGACAAAGCCTGCTCACGTTTCTAACCcatctgacagctgtcaaaactGTTGGACgcgaaatagaaaaaagaattCAGCTTCGGAGTGCGGCATCGAATTTCGATTGATATTGAAACAAAAAGGCTAATAATTACCAATCCTGCCCTTCTGTATCGGTAAAAGTAACATTCCTGAAGTAAACGCAGCATCTAAAACAACTCTGTAAGTGGGTATATCGCTTGGCGTTCGTATTTTTCACCCGTCCCAAACACTTCACTATGGCTGCCggtgatgcttttttttcgctctcccgCAAGCAGCACAGTCCCATCAACAACAGCACTACCTGGTGCCAGTGTTTCAAGCGCGTCATAAAACCTGTGCTATTTTCTTTCAGTAATGCGTCGTAAAGCAAGCGGCAGTGTAAGTACGCCGGAAAAATCGACCCCGCGTCGTTCCACGCGAGGCCGTGTCCGGCGTTCACCGTCGAAATCGcccgaaccggaaccggacaCAGATGAACGGGAGTACGGCGCTACTGCTAGTGCGCAGGATGAGGAGAAAAACAGTAGCTCGGAGGAGGAAACCACCAGCCGTAAGGGGGGTGCGAGAGGTCGTGGAGCCCGCGGCAGGAGTACACCGTCACGGCGCAAAACGGACGATACACCGCCACCGTCCCGCACCCGGCGCAACAGTCGCCGGGAGAAGGAAACGCAGGAAGAGCTACCCCCCCAGCCGGATGTGCCCGGAGTAGAGGAAAATGGAGCAGAAAGTAAGGTGGAACAGGTCGAGCAGCCTGATGCAGTTGACACCGCGACGGCGGAAGAGGTGATGGAACCGATTCCGGAGGAGACTGCCGAAGAGCTGCAATCGTCCGACACGGTGAACGAACAAAACGTCGTTCAGGACGAACAAGACGGAAGCGAAACGGTACGTGGCGACGAAACAGAGCACgaggaacggaacgaaagTTCACCTGCACCGCGCGAGGATTCGGCACCAGCACCGAAAGCAACAGAAGAAACCACCGTAGAAAAGGTAAGTCATACAAATGGAGATGAAGAGGAAAAGGTCGATGAGGAAACAGATAAAGGCAACGACAGGCACACTGTAAATGAACCGGAAGATGCTCGCGATGATAGCAAAGCAGTCGTTAACAGTCGTTCTCGAACAAGGCAAGAAAGCGAATCCAACGAAAGTGGACCAGAAGAAGAGCAAAGGGAGGATGAAGAGGATAAGGAGGATCCGGGAGCGGCAAAAAGAAATGATCGCCACACGCCACAGGAACGCGATGCACCGGCGGAAGAATCTATGGATGTAGACGGTGCCGCGTCCGGCACAGATGAGGAAGTGAAGGATGCTGATTCAAGCGATAAACCACAGTGCGATGATGCTGTCGAACCGGACGATCGCTCAAAGAAAGACTCAGCTACAGCACAGCCGGATCCGACCGAGGGTGACGGTTCATCACCACCCGCCTCGACCAAGGATGAACAAAACGAGGAAGAGTTGGAAGCGGGTGAAATAAAAGACACCGATCCGGGCGCGTCGGAATCGAACGCCAAGGAGGGCAGCCCTGTGAAGGAAGCACCACGCATACGACCGCTTCAGCGCAAACGTCGTTGGCTTTCGTCAAAGAGCGGCGACAGCAAACCGGCCGTCATTACCATATCGACGGATTcgttgaaaaatattatttccgACGTGAAGCCCGTCCCGCTGGCTGATGTTAAACTGGAATCCTCGTCGGAACCGGAAGGTGCAGATGAAGCGGCTAGTGCGGATGAGAATGAGAAGGATCGTACCAAGCGCAAGCTTCGCGAATCGAACGAATCGTCCACACAGCCACAGCAACCATTGCCCCAGCGACGCCGTGTATCGAAATCagcagaaaaggaaaacatcgcAATCGAAGGAGCCGACGGCGACACGAATGGTGATTCAACGGCGGTGGTGCCGGCGAAACAGAAGCCGGTGGTAGCTGACAAGATAGCGTTGTCCCGCAAGATTAGCATCGTAAGCGACGATGGAAGTACGGTCGGAACGACGGCACCGGTCGTACGACCGCCGAGCCCCGCCAAGCATCTTACGAGCAATATATTATACATTACGAACCTGGTCCGACCGTTCACTGTGCTGCAGCTGAAGGGTTTGCTGGCGCGTACCGGCAAAATCATGGAGAACGGGTTCTGGATCGATAAAATCAAATCGAAATGCTACGTCAAGTACGAAACGGAAGAGTAAGTGTCTCGTGCTGcgtcgtttgtttgttgcgaACGTGTTCTATTACACcctttttttatctttaaaaaaacagtGAAGCGACAGAAACAAGACACGCACTTCACGGCATCCGTTGGCCCGTTTCGAATCCCAAGTGTTTGGTAGTGGATTTCGGTAGCGAGGAAGCGATGGATAAGGCCATTCTTTCGACGCTTGAGGATGGTGCTCTTCGCGCCACTATGGAAGGCACGAAGGAAGGCAAAGAGTTCGGATGGTCGCGCGATGCTGTGAAAAAGGAGGAGGTAAGCGAGGCTTCCCTTCACGAAGCAGAACGTTTGAAATAACTTGTACCCTGGTCATCCACAGACTGTGCGTCGTGTACGTGAATGGGATCTTGGCAAGAAGGATGCCTTTGATCCGGAACGGGATGGCAGAGGAGGAGCAGCGCGGGAGCGTGAGGGTGCTGGATTGGCTGACAAGGACAAGATGGCG
It contains:
- the LOC118512591 gene encoding engulfment and cell motility protein 1, which produces MLPKHSKMPAIKDSHIVKIAVEYVDNTPQMYPQLIEFDQRQPLSAIIQNLCSSWGIPDAESYALQFDGINYVTEKNRNEVKNGTVLKLRFSPSKTTNDILEKLRSGTDDEKVAELKELQVLSADNTFALEFIKEQGLRLIIALIEDQECEERILNLSLCSFVQLMEHGTISWDILEPSFIMRNVAFINTPSKPEIIQSALSILENIVQSSNKYSLVEKEIPLESLLKLLRDATRTQVQQNAIALLNALFIKADDAKRRLLAATLGSKHYRSVINSVITPSMGAEMAHQLYVLQTLTLGLLEQRMKTAMDVQDQDAQEKIKELRRIAFEADGVDPMPDVTARRQHGSSYSSHYKKLGFKCDINPAQDFFETPPGTLALDCMIYFARNYTQSYTKVVHENSCRADEHECPFGRTSIELVKVLCDIFRIGESPSEQGQEFYPMFFTHDHPFEEFFCICIVVLNKTWKDMRATTEDFVKVFSVVREQIVRSIVGRPASLEDFKAKIHTFTYNTITTLRQQERTSREECESTASAIVSLKKKITPEIRALIKEQRLGYLIVGTRFCKYSGGKRERDKYWYVRLSPNHKVIHYGDCDEKTVPTLEELSNKLAVIDIRQMLVGKECPHMKEMRSKKASTPLGFSLVPESSEQPTLDFIAPDEATFNYWTDGINALLGQPMTSKQQEEDFETLLSMEIKLRLLDTEGVDISKDPPAIPPEPENYDFCFDS
- the LOC118512594 gene encoding apoptotic chromatin condensation inducer in the nucleus encodes the protein MRRKASGSVSTPEKSTPRRSTRGRVRRSPSKSPEPEPDTDEREYGATASAQDEEKNSSSEEETTSRKGGARGRGARGRSTPSRRKTDDTPPPSRTRRNSRREKETQEELPPQPDVPGVEENGAESKVEQVEQPDAVDTATAEEVMEPIPEETAEELQSSDTVNEQNVVQDEQDGSETVRGDETEHEERNESSPAPREDSAPAPKATEETTVEKVSHTNGDEEEKVDEETDKGNDRHTVNEPEDARDDSKAVVNSRSRTRQESESNESGPEEEQREDEEDKEDPGAAKRNDRHTPQERDAPAEESMDVDGAASGTDEEVKDADSSDKPQCDDAVEPDDRSKKDSATAQPDPTEGDGSSPPASTKDEQNEEELEAGEIKDTDPGASESNAKEGSPVKEAPRIRPLQRKRRWLSSKSGDSKPAVITISTDSLKNIISDVKPVPLADVKLESSSEPEGADEAASADENEKDRTKRKLRESNESSTQPQQPLPQRRRVSKSAEKENIAIEGADGDTNGDSTAVVPAKQKPVVADKIALSRKISIVSDDGSTVGTTAPVVRPPSPAKHLTSNILYITNLVRPFTVLQLKGLLARTGKIMENGFWIDKIKSKCYVKYETEDEATETRHALHGIRWPVSNPKCLVVDFGSEEAMDKAILSTLEDGALRATMEGTKEGKEFGWSRDAVKKEETVRRVREWDLGKKDAFDPERDGRGGAAREREGAGLADKDKMAADRTGRDRERGRETEEGQRDGRGNRPDGAPGDRSLERKRSTEREFGRERRRSTSVSPARKFKKKENEPPIRLLDDLFRKTKTTPCIYWLPLTTEQIAVKEEQRRKNMAEHQRRLEEQRKQEEERERERKRERERRDRERERERERDRERDRERDRDRRRSRSRERSRGDDGGSGSRRRHR